The Buttiauxella selenatireducens genome has a window encoding:
- a CDS encoding MalY/PatB family protein — MAFNFDEGIDRRHSDSSKWNKYSDDVLPMWVADMDFRSPPCIIDALHQRVEHGVFGYGARPKELIHVIVQRMANLYQWQIKPEWIVILPGIVAGLNLSVRAFTAPDESTIAPTPIYPPFKKSSAFAQRPQLNAPLRLENGRWIMDLPSLEAQLTGKEKLLMLCNPQNPGGTVYRREELQQQLAFAQRLDLIVCSDEIHCDLLLDEGVQHIPFATLSADAERRSITLLSPSKTFNIAGLGASIAIIPDPLLRQQFNTTRDGIVPTVDVLALTAATAAWQEGDTWLQALLPYLRRNRDRLVYAINNMPGLKMASPQATYLGWVDATALPVDNPTLFFQKAGLGFSPGADFGEAKFVRINFGCTSANLEEAIKRMEAAVQSIC, encoded by the coding sequence ATGGCATTCAATTTTGATGAAGGCATCGACCGCCGTCACAGCGACAGCTCGAAGTGGAATAAATACAGTGATGATGTTTTACCTATGTGGGTCGCGGATATGGATTTTCGCTCACCCCCCTGCATTATTGATGCGCTTCACCAGCGGGTTGAACACGGCGTATTTGGCTATGGAGCCCGGCCAAAAGAGTTGATCCATGTGATTGTTCAACGCATGGCCAATCTCTACCAGTGGCAGATTAAGCCTGAATGGATAGTCATTTTACCGGGAATTGTCGCAGGGTTGAATTTAAGCGTACGCGCTTTCACCGCGCCGGATGAATCAACGATTGCGCCAACGCCAATTTATCCTCCCTTCAAAAAATCGTCAGCTTTTGCCCAGCGTCCACAGCTCAATGCGCCATTGCGCCTTGAAAATGGGCGCTGGATTATGGATTTGCCGTCACTCGAAGCGCAGCTTACCGGCAAAGAAAAATTGCTGATGTTGTGCAATCCGCAAAACCCAGGTGGCACGGTTTATCGCCGTGAAGAGTTGCAGCAACAGCTCGCCTTCGCGCAACGTCTCGATTTAATTGTCTGTTCTGATGAAATTCATTGTGACTTGTTGCTCGACGAGGGTGTGCAACATATTCCTTTTGCCACGCTAAGCGCTGATGCAGAGCGTCGTTCCATCACCCTGCTCTCGCCATCCAAAACCTTTAATATTGCCGGTCTTGGCGCATCCATTGCGATTATTCCTGACCCGCTTTTACGCCAGCAATTCAATACGACGCGCGATGGAATAGTGCCAACTGTTGATGTGCTGGCGCTTACTGCCGCCACCGCAGCCTGGCAAGAGGGTGACACCTGGCTACAGGCGTTATTGCCCTATTTACGCCGCAATCGCGACCGACTGGTGTACGCCATCAACAATATGCCAGGTTTGAAAATGGCGTCTCCGCAGGCGACTTATCTGGGATGGGTCGATGCCACGGCTTTACCGGTCGACAACCCTACGCTGTTCTTCCAGAAAGCCGGATTAGGCTTCTCGCCAGGCGCCGATTTTGGCGAGGCAAAATTCGTGCGTATTAACTTCGGTTGCACATCGGCAAACCTTGAAGAAGCCATTAAACGAATGGAGGCTGCTGTTCAATCAATCTGTTAA
- a CDS encoding DUF1254 domain-containing protein, with the protein MPISRRDFYKLALGSAVGLAVLKNSSTALAQGISPKKPLPYGAGQPGETDGGLPPQGAVSSVEDFEYQIKYQRAFEAVLWNMPAVAIYSFRRAAFENLGLKDNDIIAYSEPATPHLEAITANSTTPYITAFTDLQKGPVVLELPPAGADGSLYGQIVDAWQFTIADVGPAGLDGGKGGNSC; encoded by the coding sequence ATGCCAATTTCGCGCCGAGACTTTTATAAACTGGCACTAGGTTCAGCTGTCGGTCTAGCCGTACTGAAGAACAGTTCAACGGCTCTTGCACAAGGCATTTCCCCGAAAAAACCGCTTCCTTATGGCGCTGGACAGCCAGGCGAAACTGACGGAGGTCTGCCCCCGCAGGGAGCCGTCAGTTCGGTAGAGGATTTTGAATACCAGATAAAATATCAGCGTGCTTTTGAAGCCGTACTCTGGAACATGCCAGCAGTGGCTATCTACAGCTTTCGCCGCGCAGCGTTTGAAAACTTAGGACTGAAAGATAACGATATTATTGCCTACTCAGAACCGGCAACGCCACATCTTGAAGCCATTACGGCAAACAGCACCACCCCTTACATCACTGCATTTACTGACCTGCAAAAAGGCCCTGTCGTGCTGGAGCTCCCGCCAGCAGGCGCAGATGGCAGTTTGTATGGTCAGATAGTTGATGCATGGCAGTTTACCATTGCTGATGTGGGGCCCGCCGGACTTGATGGCGGCAAAGGGGGAAATTCCTGCTGA
- a CDS encoding MBOAT family O-acyltransferase, protein MYTSAPFFAVLFASSLLFSGANRVLGNRLSYASLFSAFAMFAVWGYIFKSQITIPLLMFIYLYGIATFKDKLWLKTWQSVILSLLPLILVKLHLNNHWGMLGLSFMTFRAVDVLLYRNKKDSRDFFQYFSYLFLPFIILAGPMYRWRSWVQDITQPNFRLTTDVFLQSMEQVFYGIVQKFLFAMLIDNFVISHWSHRRFTLTVGIVMSLAYSFYLYFDFAGYSNMAIGAGRLFGLNLPANFNLPILAKNPQDFWRRFHISLSEWLRDVVFMPIYMNLMKVEFFRNHKATAQNVGIFCTLFCMGAWNGLELNYVVSGALFGGISVIHNMILWFAKRSQKMNAWLKKPLIVFLGRVLTLASAAASLYIFSGMSPV, encoded by the coding sequence ATGTATACAAGCGCGCCTTTTTTCGCTGTGTTATTTGCCAGTTCACTGCTGTTTTCTGGGGCAAATCGTGTGCTGGGTAACCGGTTAAGCTATGCCTCACTGTTTTCTGCTTTTGCGATGTTTGCAGTCTGGGGATACATTTTTAAAAGCCAGATAACCATTCCGCTGCTGATGTTTATCTATTTATATGGTATCGCCACGTTTAAAGACAAATTGTGGCTTAAAACCTGGCAGTCGGTCATCCTCAGTTTGTTGCCACTGATTTTGGTTAAATTACATCTGAATAATCACTGGGGAATGTTAGGCCTTTCCTTTATGACTTTCAGAGCGGTGGACGTTTTGCTCTATCGCAATAAGAAAGATTCCCGGGATTTCTTCCAGTATTTTAGCTATCTCTTTTTGCCCTTTATTATCCTGGCAGGCCCGATGTATCGCTGGAGAAGTTGGGTTCAGGATATTACCCAACCCAACTTCCGCTTAACAACTGACGTGTTCCTGCAATCCATGGAACAAGTTTTCTATGGGATTGTGCAGAAGTTTCTGTTTGCCATGCTGATTGATAACTTCGTTATTAGCCACTGGAGCCATCGCCGCTTTACGCTGACGGTTGGCATCGTGATGTCACTGGCCTACAGCTTTTATCTTTATTTTGATTTTGCAGGCTACAGTAACATGGCAATAGGCGCAGGGCGTTTATTTGGTCTGAATCTACCAGCCAATTTTAACTTGCCTATATTGGCAAAAAATCCCCAGGATTTCTGGCGCAGATTTCATATTAGCCTGTCAGAGTGGTTGCGTGATGTTGTCTTCATGCCAATTTATATGAATTTGATGAAGGTAGAGTTCTTCAGAAATCATAAAGCTACGGCGCAAAATGTCGGTATTTTTTGCACGCTATTTTGCATGGGGGCATGGAATGGGCTGGAGCTTAATTACGTCGTCAGTGGCGCGCTGTTTGGCGGGATTTCCGTTATCCATAACATGATTCTTTGGTTTGCGAAGCGCAGTCAAAAAATGAACGCATGGTTAAAAAAACCTTTAATTGTATTCCTGGGGCGGGTTTTGACACTGGCAAGTGCAGCAGCCTCTTTATATATTTTTAGCGGAATGTCTCCTGTATGA
- a CDS encoding DUF1214 domain-containing protein, whose product MYYLAEAANPPQQKFVDPGNKRYPTLPYYDERHFDDLHAVASVEPVREQDKVMLGMLSSLGIGHGLNFSPDEKTKKAMRQAAIDAWFYMQYWYDNFPKEKLYWPDRHYASLLQADDNKTFTFIYEDRIDLINRAAEYFWCTYMPKVLSDSPATQYLMCMADKDGNLLEAGQTYKLTVPAKMPVKQFWALTVYNRDTMSFIYSESERTTLSSYDLGKMKENADGSVTLYVGPKAPEGLENNWIPTSGKRPLPAMRFYGPTDELNLKTFKLADFERV is encoded by the coding sequence ATGTATTACCTCGCCGAAGCAGCAAATCCACCCCAACAAAAATTTGTCGACCCTGGTAACAAACGCTATCCAACACTGCCGTATTATGACGAGCGCCATTTTGATGATCTTCATGCGGTTGCCAGTGTTGAACCCGTACGCGAGCAGGACAAAGTCATGCTTGGGATGCTTTCATCGCTGGGTATAGGCCACGGTCTTAACTTTTCTCCTGATGAGAAAACCAAAAAAGCAATGCGCCAGGCGGCTATCGATGCCTGGTTCTATATGCAGTATTGGTACGATAACTTCCCGAAAGAGAAACTCTACTGGCCAGACCGTCACTACGCCTCTCTGCTACAGGCGGACGACAACAAGACATTCACCTTTATTTATGAAGATCGTATCGACCTAATCAATCGTGCAGCCGAGTATTTCTGGTGTACCTATATGCCGAAAGTACTGAGCGATAGCCCGGCAACCCAGTATCTGATGTGTATGGCCGATAAAGACGGCAATCTGCTGGAAGCGGGTCAGACCTACAAACTCACCGTACCTGCCAAAATGCCGGTAAAACAGTTCTGGGCATTGACCGTTTACAACCGCGATACCATGTCCTTTATCTACAGCGAAAGCGAGCGCACGACACTCTCTTCTTACGATCTCGGGAAGATGAAGGAAAACGCCGATGGCAGCGTCACGCTATATGTAGGGCCGAAAGCACCTGAAGGCCTGGAAAATAACTGGATACCAACCAGTGGTAAACGTCCATTACCAGCAATGCGTTTCTATGGTCCGACCGATGAACTGAATCTAAAAACATTCAAACTAGCTGATTTCGAACGCGTATAA
- a CDS encoding VOC family protein: protein MANWQTIAELNDISADLPRFTEALASLAARLDLEIAPLDADHISLRCHQNTTAQRWREGLEKCGTLLSENIINDRPICLFKLDEPVCVAHWKFTVVELPWPGEKRYPHEGWEHVEIVLPGDPETLNARALDLLSDAGLRQTGISVKTSSPKGERERLPNPTLAVTDGKVTIKFHPWSIEEIVASELAPSV, encoded by the coding sequence ATGGCCAACTGGCAGACAATAGCAGAACTTAATGATATTTCAGCGGATCTCCCGCGTTTTACCGAAGCGTTAGCAAGCCTTGCCGCTCGGCTTGACCTGGAGATTGCACCGCTCGACGCTGACCATATCTCATTGCGTTGCCATCAGAATACGACCGCCCAACGGTGGCGTGAGGGTCTGGAAAAGTGCGGCACGCTGCTCTCAGAAAATATCATTAATGATCGTCCGATTTGCCTGTTTAAACTCGACGAGCCGGTTTGCGTCGCACACTGGAAATTTACCGTGGTGGAACTGCCGTGGCCGGGAGAAAAGCGCTATCCGCACGAAGGCTGGGAACATGTTGAAATTGTACTGCCAGGCGACCCTGAAACATTGAATGCGCGGGCGCTGGATTTACTGTCTGATGCGGGTCTGCGCCAGACGGGGATTTCGGTGAAAACCAGTTCGCCAAAAGGTGAGCGGGAACGTCTGCCAAACCCAACGCTTGCGGTCACTGACGGCAAAGTCACCATCAAATTCCATCCCTGGAGTATTGAGGAGATTGTCGCCAGCGAACTCGCGCCCTCAGTTTAA
- a CDS encoding DUF1254 domain-containing protein produces the protein MKKLILAAALFGVALPALAQISDKMAEDAYIYGFSMDEAYKFFYNTAVKTDTPLNRFQNIRHLADDTYTDHPTINNDTLHLQGWLDVSAEPVIVSVPDMDKGRYWILHTMDMGHYTTSMIGSRTRGTKGGHFMFASRTWKGEVPPSVTEVIRVDSDILKLMGRIMATSPEDTKVALSYMDDWNIRTLSAYLGESGPKATVHTWPDPAKTTWLQRVNFVLCEGDMGAADKKWIDQYKAAGIEPCKTDFTPEQVTAAKKGEELGMAHLKQLLPTMTSSKGLLGTREELQNQKRDLFAEGTLLGQWGLPPEESVYLQINKGSDGQPINGSEGKKYRLHFKAPNVSQFWSFTVYGTGNMLMAHNDINRHSRGDRSLKPDADGLYTIDLSAKGDANNPNWLPIPEKDAYIIMRLYGPDQAAIDGKYPTPTLDVVK, from the coding sequence ATGAAGAAGTTAATCCTTGCCGCCGCTTTGTTCGGAGTTGCACTCCCCGCTCTGGCGCAGATCAGCGATAAAATGGCCGAAGATGCTTATATCTATGGTTTTTCTATGGATGAGGCTTACAAATTCTTTTATAACACCGCGGTGAAAACTGACACCCCGCTGAACCGTTTCCAGAACATTCGCCACCTTGCGGATGACACTTACACCGACCATCCAACCATTAATAATGACACCTTACACCTTCAGGGGTGGCTGGACGTAAGCGCTGAACCGGTCATTGTCAGCGTACCGGACATGGACAAAGGTCGTTATTGGATCCTCCATACGATGGATATGGGACATTACACGACGTCGATGATCGGCTCCCGCACGCGTGGCACCAAAGGTGGGCACTTTATGTTTGCATCCCGAACCTGGAAAGGGGAAGTGCCGCCCAGTGTGACCGAGGTTATCCGAGTGGATTCAGATATTCTGAAGCTGATGGGACGCATTATGGCTACCAGCCCGGAAGACACCAAAGTCGCGTTGAGCTACATGGATGACTGGAATATCCGTACGTTATCCGCGTACCTTGGCGAGTCCGGTCCAAAAGCGACTGTGCACACCTGGCCGGATCCTGCAAAAACCACCTGGTTGCAGCGTGTGAACTTTGTTCTGTGTGAAGGAGATATGGGGGCTGCGGACAAAAAATGGATTGATCAGTACAAGGCCGCAGGTATTGAACCCTGTAAAACGGATTTCACCCCAGAACAGGTCACTGCTGCGAAAAAAGGTGAAGAACTGGGTATGGCTCATCTGAAACAGCTACTGCCGACAATGACATCTTCCAAGGGCCTGCTGGGGACGCGTGAAGAACTGCAAAACCAGAAACGAGATCTGTTTGCTGAAGGCACCCTGCTTGGACAATGGGGGCTGCCGCCTGAAGAGTCTGTGTATCTGCAGATTAATAAAGGTTCTGATGGTCAGCCGATCAATGGTTCTGAGGGTAAAAAATACCGCCTGCACTTCAAAGCGCCAAATGTGAGTCAGTTTTGGTCCTTTACCGTCTATGGAACGGGCAACATGTTGATGGCGCACAATGACATTAATCGTCACAGCCGTGGTGACCGTTCTCTTAAGCCAGATGCTGATGGTTTATACACCATAGACTTGAGTGCCAAAGGCGATGCTAATAATCCTAACTGGCTGCCAATTCCTGAAAAAGACGCATATATCATCATGCGTTTATATGGCCCGGATCAGGCTGCGATAGACGGTAAATATCCAACACCCACATTGGACGTGGTGAAATAA
- a CDS encoding D-alanyl-lipoteichoic acid biosynthesis protein DltD yields the protein MKINKAILLHISMAILATLLLTLPPFINSLYTPLNFQPLIKSMEGTRKVQAEKIATISHALKGNAIFFLGASEVATSENEHFAVYNFFNTKLHHPTVAYGDSYVDNMTQLALLTRFKQDLSPKTKLVLLIAPDSFYFEGIPPTIFADHFPDAIFKPLMSDKTMLPILSNYLTHIDPQDVDHLTFSQMHIFGWHFHIIWREIKYQFSSFCELIRDYYLSLAHIRHSESQPWPVLNNSWQNIDWNAQLQQAQQLNRARHESAATLWMDKEVFDDVKTADEWYPTPPSQQEMQAFTAMIKLLHERQVNVVVIIDPLNPWALKHTEKFKTTDRYIQATLKKYNTPYFDMYNHSYQEGWNWDRLHPTELAWVAMDRFIAEAFNK from the coding sequence ATGAAAATAAATAAAGCTATTTTGTTGCATATTTCTATGGCGATCCTTGCCACTTTATTGTTAACTCTGCCACCTTTTATCAATAGTTTATATACGCCGTTAAATTTTCAACCGTTAATTAAATCAATGGAAGGGACTCGTAAAGTTCAGGCTGAGAAAATAGCCACTATTTCGCATGCATTGAAGGGCAATGCGATATTTTTCCTCGGGGCGTCTGAAGTCGCAACGTCTGAAAATGAGCATTTTGCGGTTTATAATTTTTTTAATACAAAGCTGCATCACCCGACGGTTGCCTACGGTGATAGCTATGTCGACAACATGACGCAGCTCGCTTTGTTGACGCGCTTTAAACAAGACCTTTCACCAAAAACGAAACTGGTGCTGCTGATTGCACCGGATAGTTTCTATTTTGAGGGGATCCCGCCGACTATTTTTGCTGACCATTTTCCAGACGCCATATTCAAACCATTGATGTCTGATAAAACCATGCTGCCGATACTGTCGAATTATTTAACGCATATCGATCCGCAGGATGTTGACCATTTAACCTTTAGTCAGATGCACATATTTGGCTGGCATTTTCATATTATCTGGCGTGAAATCAAATATCAGTTTTCTTCATTCTGTGAATTAATCAGAGACTATTATTTGTCATTGGCTCATATTCGTCACTCTGAGTCACAACCATGGCCAGTATTAAATAATAGTTGGCAAAACATTGACTGGAATGCGCAGCTTCAGCAGGCACAGCAGCTTAACCGTGCGCGGCATGAAAGTGCGGCAACATTGTGGATGGATAAAGAAGTCTTTGATGATGTGAAAACGGCGGATGAGTGGTATCCCACACCGCCATCACAGCAAGAAATGCAGGCATTTACAGCCATGATAAAACTACTGCATGAGCGCCAGGTCAACGTGGTGGTTATCATCGATCCGCTTAATCCGTGGGCGTTAAAACACACCGAAAAATTTAAAACGACTGATCGTTACATTCAGGCGACATTGAAAAAATATAACACTCCCTATTTTGATATGTACAACCACAGCTATCAAGAGGGATGGAACTGGGATCGCCTTCACCCTACTGAGTTAGCCTGGGTAGCAATGGACCGTTTTATCGCAGAGGCGTTTAATAAATGA
- the cutC gene encoding copper homeostasis protein CutC: MPLLEICCYGIDCAVTAQQAGADRIELCAAPKEGGLTPSAGVLRQVKQRVSIPVHPIIRPRGGDFCYTDAEFETMLEDIAFVRELGYPGLVIGMLDGEGHVDVARMKQVMEHAKGMAVTFHRAFDMCHNPHQALEQLTDLGVARILTSGQQQNAELGLSLLRELKQHSRAPIIMAGAGVRLSNLKKFVEHGIDEMHSSAGQTVASPMRYRKAGVSMSADAEADEFNRYCVDGDVVAAMKAMLVASESAT; encoded by the coding sequence ATGCCTTTGCTTGAGATATGTTGTTATGGAATTGACTGTGCAGTCACAGCGCAACAAGCCGGAGCGGACAGAATTGAATTGTGTGCAGCTCCAAAAGAGGGCGGCTTGACCCCGTCAGCGGGAGTGCTGCGCCAGGTTAAGCAGCGAGTGTCGATCCCCGTGCATCCGATTATTCGCCCGCGTGGTGGCGATTTTTGCTACACCGATGCCGAGTTTGAGACCATGCTTGAAGATATCGCGTTCGTGCGTGAATTGGGATACCCGGGTTTGGTCATCGGCATGCTCGACGGCGAAGGGCATGTTGATGTGGCTCGCATGAAGCAGGTCATGGAACACGCGAAGGGGATGGCCGTGACGTTCCATCGCGCGTTCGATATGTGCCATAACCCTCATCAAGCGCTGGAGCAATTAACCGATTTGGGTGTGGCGCGGATCCTGACGTCAGGCCAGCAACAGAATGCTGAACTAGGACTTTCATTGCTTAGGGAACTAAAACAGCATTCTCGTGCTCCAATCATTATGGCGGGTGCGGGCGTCAGGCTGAGCAATTTGAAAAAGTTTGTCGAACACGGTATTGACGAAATGCACAGTTCAGCCGGTCAGACCGTGGCGTCACCGATGCGTTATCGCAAAGCCGGAGTCTCAATGAGTGCTGATGCAGAAGCCGATGAGTTTAACCGCTACTGCGTTGATGGCGACGTGGTAGCTGCAATGAAAGCCATGTTGGTTGCAAGTGAATCTGCAACGTGA
- the argS gene encoding arginine--tRNA ligase yields MNIQALLSDKVSQALIAAGAPADCEPQVRQSAKVQFGDYQANGVMSVAKSLGKPPRQVAESVIANLDLTGIASKVEIAGPGFINIFLDPEFLAKHVDAAVASERVGVNTVAPQTIVVDYSAPNVAKEMHVGHIRSTIIGDAAVRTLEFLGHKVIRANHVGDWGTQFGMLIAYLEKQQQENAGEMALADLEEFYRAAKKHYDEDEAFAERARAYVVKLQGGDEYCREMWRKLVDVTMTQNQKTYDRLNVTLTRDDVMGESLYNSMLPGIVSDLKAKGLAVESEGATVVFLDEYKNKDGEPMGVIIQKKDGGYLYTTTDIACAKYRYETLHADRVLYFIDSRQHQHLMQAWTIVRKAGYVPESVTLEHQMFGMMLGKDGKPFKTRSGGTVKLTDLLDEAMERARALVSEKNPDMSADELEALAKVVGIGAVKYADLSKSRTTDYIFDWDNMLAFEGNTAPYMQYAYTRVLSVFRKADIDEAELLKAPVVIREDREAQLAARLLQFEETLNVVARDGTPHVMCSYLYDLAGLFSGFYEHCPILAADTDEARNSRLKLALLTAKTLKLGLDTLGIDTVERM; encoded by the coding sequence GTGAATATTCAGGCACTTCTCTCAGATAAAGTCAGTCAGGCACTGATTGCCGCAGGTGCGCCTGCGGATTGCGAACCACAAGTTCGTCAGTCAGCAAAAGTTCAGTTCGGCGACTATCAGGCCAATGGCGTGATGTCAGTTGCGAAATCACTGGGCAAGCCACCACGACAAGTCGCAGAGAGCGTGATTGCGAATCTGGATTTGACCGGCATTGCCAGCAAAGTTGAAATCGCCGGCCCTGGTTTTATCAACATTTTCCTCGACCCCGAGTTCCTTGCGAAACATGTCGATGCGGCGGTGGCTTCCGAACGCGTTGGTGTGAATACTGTTGCGCCACAAACCATTGTGGTCGATTACTCCGCGCCTAATGTGGCGAAAGAGATGCACGTAGGGCACATCCGCTCAACCATTATCGGCGATGCGGCAGTACGTACCCTGGAATTCCTCGGCCATAAAGTGATTCGCGCCAACCACGTTGGTGACTGGGGCACTCAGTTCGGGATGCTGATTGCTTATCTCGAAAAGCAACAGCAAGAAAACGCCGGTGAAATGGCACTGGCTGACCTTGAAGAGTTTTATCGCGCAGCGAAAAAGCATTACGACGAAGACGAAGCCTTTGCTGAGCGCGCGCGCGCATATGTGGTGAAACTGCAAGGCGGCGACGAATATTGCCGCGAGATGTGGCGCAAACTGGTCGATGTGACCATGACGCAGAACCAGAAAACTTATGATCGTCTCAACGTCACATTGACTCGCGACGACGTGATGGGTGAAAGCCTCTATAACTCAATGCTACCGGGCATTGTGAGCGACCTGAAAGCCAAGGGTCTGGCGGTCGAAAGCGAAGGCGCAACCGTCGTATTCCTCGATGAATACAAGAACAAAGATGGCGAGCCGATGGGCGTTATCATCCAGAAAAAGGATGGCGGCTACCTGTACACCACCACCGACATCGCCTGTGCAAAATACCGTTACGAAACCCTGCACGCCGACCGTGTGCTGTATTTCATCGACTCACGCCAGCACCAGCACCTGATGCAGGCATGGACTATTGTGCGTAAAGCCGGTTACGTTCCAGAGTCCGTCACGCTTGAACACCAGATGTTCGGCATGATGCTGGGTAAAGACGGTAAGCCGTTCAAAACCCGTTCAGGCGGCACGGTAAAACTGACCGATCTGCTGGATGAAGCCATGGAGCGCGCACGTGCTCTGGTGAGCGAGAAAAATCCCGATATGTCTGCTGACGAGCTGGAAGCGCTGGCAAAAGTAGTCGGTATCGGCGCGGTGAAATACGCCGATCTGTCCAAAAGCCGTACCACTGACTATATCTTCGACTGGGACAACATGCTGGCCTTTGAAGGCAATACCGCGCCATATATGCAGTATGCCTACACGCGTGTGCTTTCCGTGTTCCGTAAAGCCGACATCGACGAAGCTGAACTACTGAAAGCACCTGTCGTGATTCGTGAAGATCGCGAAGCACAGTTGGCGGCTCGTCTGCTGCAATTTGAAGAAACGCTGAACGTCGTGGCTCGCGATGGCACACCGCACGTGATGTGTTCTTATTTATATGACCTTGCTGGCCTGTTCTCTGGCTTCTACGAGCACTGCCCAATTCTGGCTGCTGATACCGATGAAGCGCGTAACAGCCGTCTGAAACTGGCGCTGCTGACTGCGAAAACCCTGAAACTGGGTCTGGATACGCTGGGTATCGATACCGTAGAACGCATGTAA
- a CDS encoding AMP-binding protein, with protein MKNNDELQQLSDYLRTVLLDPKNTQQLAISGSDNSLTWGELSSAVVDWAERFAALNLSKNIPVVLYGHQQAEFACAIYSCLLHNIPYIPVDNIYPAERLKEICELASAPYYYDVQQHRFISTGVVGQPLQEPDLAYIMFTSGSTGKPKGVQIGRESVWNFMQWVRSDFCLPVAPVFMNHAVFSFDLSLIPLLGNLATGGHIVLNAKEDITADGWLAHLKQQKISVWVSTPSFAYQKLLLAEFRAEFLPDLKVFIFIGEVLSKTLVKHLRRLFPDAKILNSYGPTEATIATTVIEISDEILQEEGDLLPIGQMMPHSEMEITPDNELIIWGKNVMRGYLSLAKENAEKLLWNEDKQWRGYKTGDLGRATNDVLYCQGRNDSQIKLNGYRIEIHEIENRLLALSGVSEAVVLPLTKKDGAVLRLAAFCTSKLSEKEIKANLTQTLPSYMVPSQIVIMDTLPLNTNGKIDRKLLDVQARTC; from the coding sequence ATGAAGAATAATGATGAATTACAGCAGTTAAGTGATTATCTACGCACCGTATTACTTGACCCGAAAAACACTCAGCAATTGGCGATAAGTGGCAGTGATAATAGCCTGACCTGGGGTGAGCTTAGTTCTGCCGTGGTTGACTGGGCGGAACGTTTTGCCGCGCTAAATTTATCAAAGAACATTCCTGTGGTGCTTTATGGCCATCAACAGGCTGAATTCGCTTGCGCCATTTATAGCTGCCTGTTGCACAACATCCCTTATATCCCCGTGGATAATATTTATCCGGCAGAACGCCTGAAGGAAATCTGTGAATTAGCCAGCGCTCCTTACTATTATGATGTTCAACAGCATCGTTTTATCTCCACAGGCGTAGTGGGGCAGCCTCTGCAAGAGCCAGATTTGGCCTACATTATGTTTACTTCGGGAAGTACCGGTAAACCTAAAGGTGTCCAGATTGGCCGTGAAAGCGTCTGGAATTTTATGCAGTGGGTCCGCAGTGATTTTTGTTTGCCAGTAGCTCCGGTATTCATGAATCATGCGGTATTCAGTTTTGATTTATCGTTGATTCCGCTACTGGGAAATCTGGCCACTGGCGGACATATCGTTCTTAATGCCAAAGAGGATATTACTGCGGATGGCTGGCTTGCCCATCTGAAGCAGCAAAAAATTTCCGTGTGGGTTTCTACCCCTTCTTTCGCCTATCAGAAACTGCTCCTCGCTGAATTCCGTGCAGAATTTCTGCCTGATTTAAAGGTATTTATTTTTATCGGTGAAGTCCTGAGTAAAACGCTGGTAAAACATCTGCGCCGCTTGTTCCCTGATGCAAAAATACTCAACTCATATGGCCCAACTGAGGCAACAATTGCCACCACGGTGATTGAAATAAGCGACGAGATTTTGCAGGAAGAGGGCGATCTTTTGCCTATCGGCCAAATGATGCCACATTCAGAAATGGAAATTACCCCCGATAATGAATTAATCATCTGGGGAAAAAACGTTATGCGTGGCTATCTTAGCCTGGCTAAAGAAAATGCTGAAAAGCTGCTGTGGAATGAAGATAAACAATGGCGTGGCTATAAAACCGGCGATTTAGGCCGTGCTACAAATGATGTCTTATATTGCCAGGGTCGAAACGACAGCCAGATTAAACTTAATGGCTACCGCATCGAAATTCATGAAATTGAAAATCGGTTGCTGGCGCTTTCAGGGGTCAGTGAAGCGGTTGTTTTACCGCTAACGAAGAAAGACGGTGCCGTTTTACGTCTGGCAGCTTTTTGCACATCAAAACTCTCTGAAAAAGAGATTAAAGCCAATCTTACGCAAACTTTACCGTCTTACATGGTGCCCTCACAGATTGTCATCATGGATACCTTACCTCTTAACACCAACGGGAAAATTGACCGTAAATTACTCGATGTTCAGGCTCGTACCTGCTGA